A single region of the Vicia villosa cultivar HV-30 ecotype Madison, WI linkage group LG4, Vvil1.0, whole genome shotgun sequence genome encodes:
- the LOC131597490 gene encoding uncharacterized protein LOC131597490 — protein MNPPEGEPVPEYEPMPEDEPVPEYEPLPEDEPVPEYEPETPTGLADDLISLSHLMMPVQSLDLTYCRDSNLVSPRHDGRYTLVINKVLIPNVILPCPEQNNIRYIQRWRLVNENPQDNQPEHPNEPVDEMEQEFNQANADFNQPPQNNPPPITLDAMYAAIQR, from the exons aTGAATCCTCCCGAAGGCGAGCCTGTGCCTGAGTATGAACCTATGCCCGAGGATGAGCCTGTTCCTGAATATGAACCTCTACCCGAAGATGAACCTGTTCCTGAGTATGAACCTGAGACTCCTACTG GCCTCGCTGACGATCTCATCTCCCTTTCCCATCTCATGATGCCTGTTCAGTccctcgatctcacttactgccgtgaCTCTAACTTGGTGTCACCCCGTCATGATGGTCGTTACACTCTGGTCATCAAcaaagttctaattccaaatGTCATCCTGCCATGCCCCGAGCAAAACAACATCCGTTatattcagcgttggaggcttgtTAATGAaaatcctcaagataaccaacctgaacatcctaatgaGCCGGTGGATGAAATGGAACAAGAGTTCAACCAAGCAAATGCTGatttcaaccaacctcctcaaaataATCCTCCGCCAATTACTCtcgatgccatgtatgctgcaattcaacgtTAA